Proteins encoded together in one Panthera uncia isolate 11264 chromosome A2, Puncia_PCG_1.0, whole genome shotgun sequence window:
- the LOC125929893 gene encoding LOW QUALITY PROTEIN: obg-like ATPase 1 (The sequence of the model RefSeq protein was modified relative to this genomic sequence to represent the inferred CDS: inserted 1 base in 1 codon) — translation MRPKKGGDGIKPPPIIGRFGTSLKIGIVGLPNAGKSTFFNVLTNSQASAENFLFCTIDPNESRVPVPDERFDFLCQYHKPASKILAFLNVVDIAGLVKGAHNGQGLGNAFLSHISACDGIFHLTRAFEDDDIRHVEGSVDPIRDIEIIHEELQLKDEEMIGPIIDKVGKVAVRGGDKKLKPEYDIMGKVKSWVIDQKKPVLFYHDWSDKEIEVLNKHLFLTSKPMVYLVNLSEKDYIRKKNKWLXKIKEWVNKYDPDALVIPFSGALKLKLQELSDEERQKYLEANMIPSALPKIIKAGFAALQLEYFFTAGPDEVRAWTIRKGMKAPQAAGKIHTDFEKGFIMAEIMKYEDFKEEGSENAVKAAGKYRQQGRNYIVKDGDIIFFKLNIPQQPKKK, via the exons ATGCGCCCCAAAAAGGGAGGTGATGGAATTAAACCGCCCCCAATCATTGGAAGATTTGGAACCTCCTTGAAAATTGGTATTGTTGGATTGCCAAATGCTGGGAAATCTACCTTCTTCAATGTATTAACCAATAGTCAGGCTTCAGCAGAAAACTTCCTATTCTGCACTATTGATCCTAATGAGAGCAGAGTACCTGTGCCAGATGAAAGGTTTGACTTTCTTTGCCAGTACCACAAACCAGCAAGCAAAATTCTTGCCTTTCTAAATGTAGTGGATATTGCTGGGCTTGTGAAAGGAGCTCACAATGGGCAAGGCCTGGGAAATGCCTTTTTATCTCATATCAGTGCCTGTGATGGAATCTTTCATCTAACACGTGCTTTTGAAGATGATGATATCAGGCATGTTGAAGGAAGTGTAGATCCTATTCGAGATATAGAAATAATACACGAAGAGCTTCagcttaaagatgaggaaatgattGGGCCCATTATAGATAAAGTAGGAAAAGTGGCTGTGAGAGGaggagataaaaaattaaaacctgaatATGATATAATGGGCAAAGTCAAATCCTGGGTTATAGATCAAAAGAAACCTGTTCTCTTCTATCATGATTGGAGTGACAAAGAGATTGAAGTGTTGAATAAACACTTATTTCTGACTTCAAAACCAATGGTTTACTTGGTTAATCTTTCTGAAAAAGActacattagaaagaaaaacaaatggt aTAAAATTAAAGAGTGGGTGAACAAGTATGACCCAGATGCCTTGGTCATTCCTTTTAGTGGGGCCTTGAAACTCAAGTTGCAAGAATTGAGTGATGAGGAGAGACAGAAGTATCTGGAAGCGAACATGATACCAAGCGCTTTGCCAAAGATCATTAAGGCTGGGTTTGCAGCACTCCAACTAGAATACTTTTTCACTGCAGGGCCAGATGAAGTACGTGCATGGACCATCAGGAAAGGGATGAAGGCTCCTCAAGCTGCAGGAAAGATTCACACAGATTTTGAAAAAGGATTCATTATGGCTGAAATAATGAAATACGAAGATTTTAAAGAGGAAGGTTCTGAAAATGCGGTCAAGGCTGCTGGAAAGTACAGACAACAAGGCAGAAATTACATTGTCAAAGATGGAGATATTATCTTCTTCAAACTTAATATACCTCAGCAAcctaagaagaaataa